Proteins co-encoded in one Cercospora beticola chromosome 7, complete sequence genomic window:
- a CDS encoding uncharacterized protein (CAZy:GT8), with protein sequence MTATNFYSRFTSFRPPRGTPLTLDLCVALDDLELSAPVDSAEADEQDQETTALLTWGTRLPNRYSDAFESAWPEMSVAAHADQFKIDLRSLDFDLHCNDQIYNGDDALRRAHQMISNYKVMNKSFGDKQPSFAYATLITNASYLPGVICLLHSLRKSGGKFPLVVLYTKNLTAYAVAALQIEEKDPSNFLELYCIDPLLPPGHHNLNVADARFADTWTKLRVFQLYKRFTTVAYLDADMIMSENDNIDYIFEYARFLPKNTIAAVHDCVCSQPEYGPKKCLFSQQQHITADYAHITARQGDTGPETLFNSGMFLFHPTKKLWDALIYYFNNSTRLGEFRFPDQDFLVTFFKYRFTGIPWQWNAVKTMAQRHSNVFDTDRVCLTHFIVDKPWAKRVDADSPGTHSPLHATWWAVYDDWRTKKEQKRERKMWELVNIVAKHTGDRNGVRPIDGVPKHVWEGKLPLDMFTVVGLDDLTPFRGYGPTYWPVVVGELLAEVEEMEEEDEEALKKF encoded by the exons ATGACCGCTACGAACTTTTACTCGCGCTTCACGAGCTTCCGCCCACCCAGAGGCACCCCTTTGACGCTCGACCTCTGCGTCGCCCTCGACGACCTCGAGCTGAGCGCGCCAGTTGACTCCGCGGAAGCTGATGAACAGGACCAAG AGACCACCGCGTTGCTCACCTGGGGCACGCGCCTTCCAAATAGATACTCTGATGCCTTTGAGAGCGCCTGGCCAGAGATGTCTGTCGCCGCCCATGCAGATCAATTCAAGATCGATCTTCGCAGCTTGGACTTTGACCTGCACTGCAATGATCAGATCTACAACGGAGACGACGCCCTCCGCCGCGCGCATCAGATGATCTCCAACTACAAAGTCATGAACAAGTCCTTTGGAGACAAGCAGCCCTCTTTTGCGTACGCGACACTCATAACCAACGCGAGCTACCTGCCCGGAGTTATCTGCCTACTTCACTCACTTCGCAAGTCTGGCGGCAAGTTCCCTCTCGTTGTGCTCTACACCAAGAACCTCACAGCCTATGCTGTCGCCGCACTCCAGATCGAAGAGAAAGATCCCAGCAACTTTCTTGAGCTCTACTGCATTGATCCACTCTTACCTCCAGGCCATCACAACCTCAATGTCGCCGATGCACGCTTCGCCGATACTTGGACCAAGCTCCGCGTCTTCCAGCTCTACAAGCGCTTTACCACCGTTGCCTACCTCGATGCCGACATGATCATGAGCGAAAACGACAACATTGATTACATCTTCGAGTATGCTCGCTTCCTTCCAAAGAATACCATCGCCGCCGTCCACGACTGCGTCTGTAGCCAGCCAGAATACGGCCCCAAGAAGTGCCTCTTCAGTCAGCAACAGCACATCACTGCCGACTACGCCCATATCACTGCCAGACAAGGCGACACTGGCCCAGAGACACTGTTCAACAGCGGCATGTTTCTCTTTCACCCAACCAAGAAGCTGTGGGACGCTCTCATCTACTACTTCAACAACTCCACCAGACTTGGCGAGTTCCGCTTCCCAGACCAAGACTTTCTCGTCACCTTCTTCAAATACCGCTTCACCGGCATCCCGTGGCAGTGGAACGCCGTCAAGACCATGGCCCAGCGCCACTCCAACGTCTTCGACACAGACCGGGTGTGCCTCACCCACTTCATCGTCGACAAGCCATGGGCCAAGCGCGTCGACGCCGACTCTCCGGGCACCCACAGCCCCCTCCACGCTACCTGGTGGGCCGTTTACGACGAttggaggacgaagaaggaaCAGAAGCGCGAGCGCAAGATGTGGGAGCTCGTCAACATCGTCGCCAAGCACACAGGCGACCGGAACGGAGTGAGGCCGATCGACGGTGTGCCGAAGCATGTCTGGGAGGGGAAGCTGCCTCTCGACATGTTCACCGTCGTCGGTCTCGACGACTTGACTCCGTTCCGTGGCTACGGGCCAACCTATTGGCCCGTAGTTGTTGGCGAGCTcctggcggaggtggaggagatggaggaggaggatgaggaggccCTCAAGAAGTTTTAG